A window from Fibrobacter sp. encodes these proteins:
- the lgt gene encoding prolipoprotein diacylglyceryl transferase — protein MDLSWWNLIPTYFDGTAIEIGSFPVRWYGIMYIFAFVTAYLTMWRINKKENLGYTKDQFDSLFTWIIAGIIIGARLGYVFFYKADYYLANPTEIILPMSHDATGYHFSGIAGMSYHGGLILGTIFTFIGLKKNKMNVWEGLNLCFLVAPLAYTWGRWGNFINGELFGEVTTSSIGMYFPLAHDSPLSNPILHHPSQLYEMCFEGIILFAILYNARRIPKLRDKMPCLYLMGYGLFRFFIEFFRKPDAHLGRVDLFGMSRGQTLCSLMILSGLIWLIVLIYREKKRKN, from the coding sequence ATGGATTTATCCTGGTGGAATCTGATTCCGACATACTTTGACGGGACTGCCATAGAAATCGGCAGTTTTCCTGTACGTTGGTACGGCATCATGTACATTTTCGCCTTTGTCACCGCATACCTGACCATGTGGCGAATCAACAAGAAGGAAAACCTGGGCTATACCAAGGACCAGTTCGACAGCCTGTTCACTTGGATTATCGCAGGCATCATCATCGGCGCCCGCCTGGGATACGTCTTCTTCTACAAGGCGGACTACTACCTGGCCAATCCCACTGAAATAATCCTTCCCATGTCCCACGACGCCACCGGCTATCATTTCTCCGGAATCGCCGGCATGAGCTATCACGGAGGCCTTATCCTCGGGACAATCTTCACCTTCATCGGCCTGAAGAAAAACAAGATGAACGTCTGGGAGGGTTTGAATCTTTGCTTCCTTGTCGCACCTCTTGCCTACACCTGGGGCCGCTGGGGCAACTTTATCAACGGTGAACTTTTCGGCGAAGTCACAACCAGCTCCATCGGAATGTACTTCCCCCTCGCCCACGATAGCCCTCTGAGCAATCCCATTCTACACCACCCCAGCCAGCTTTACGAAATGTGCTTTGAGGGAATCATCCTTTTCGCTATTTTGTACAACGCACGTCGAATTCCAAAGCTTCGCGACAAAATGCCCTGCCTCTACCTGATGGGCTACGGTCTGTTCCGCTTCTTCATCGAATTCTTCCGCAAGCCAGACGCTCACCTCGGACGCGTCGACCTGTTCGGCATGAGCCGCGGCCAGACTCT
- a CDS encoding penicillin-binding protein, which yields MKPYIEPKNRLPYATRMRNRCIAIVVFLFVCLGIGSCIFGGDEKKTTQMQTAEKSQQTAEPTETSAQESLPAEEQALPTKEQLQAEDIENTRATVLAEVAPENPPEPEIIDSAHILNQKDVFMAKQIDKYLRRFRPNHAMYLMVDAKSNEIMAWGEMKDGKVMNEPDYLARNTFPAASVAKTVTMAAALESRRYNLDSPIPAQGKSTHLYRNQLKVKEPYIGPTLTLKEVYAHSANPSMAIVGYNLGAKKLKETAKMLGYNARHPGFNNPPLQYAPPDTGYGLYEVASGFTEDVTLSPIVAAAQMRALVYKKPLEIPWAKNLKGFAPDKPYALGLPRFSNETCNEIKKAMIATVTIGSARKRISHRNMARKTLESLTIGGKTGNKDGSNPAGRYEWFAGFAEPKDNPSKGIIIVIMQVYGEMRTQSSADVAAILINHWAREYINK from the coding sequence TTGAAACCTTATATTGAACCAAAGAACCGCCTTCCCTACGCTACGCGCATGCGCAACCGCTGCATTGCCATCGTGGTGTTCCTCTTTGTCTGTCTAGGTATCGGATCCTGCATCTTCGGTGGAGATGAAAAGAAAACCACCCAGATGCAAACCGCAGAAAAAAGCCAGCAGACAGCTGAGCCAACAGAAACATCCGCCCAGGAGTCCCTGCCTGCCGAAGAACAGGCCCTGCCAACCAAGGAACAGCTCCAGGCTGAAGATATCGAGAATACAAGAGCCACTGTCCTGGCCGAGGTCGCCCCGGAAAACCCGCCGGAACCAGAAATCATAGACAGCGCCCACATCCTGAACCAGAAGGATGTATTCATGGCAAAGCAAATCGACAAGTACCTTCGCCGCTTCAGACCGAACCATGCAATGTACCTGATGGTAGATGCCAAGAGTAACGAAATCATGGCCTGGGGCGAAATGAAGGACGGCAAGGTCATGAACGAGCCGGACTATCTTGCAAGGAATACCTTCCCTGCCGCCTCCGTGGCGAAGACTGTAACCATGGCTGCCGCCCTCGAAAGCCGAAGGTACAATCTGGACAGCCCCATTCCCGCCCAAGGAAAGAGCACCCATCTTTATAGGAATCAGCTGAAGGTCAAGGAGCCGTACATCGGACCGACCCTCACCCTCAAGGAAGTATACGCCCATTCCGCAAATCCGTCCATGGCTATTGTAGGTTACAATCTTGGCGCCAAGAAGTTGAAGGAAACCGCCAAGATGCTGGGCTATAACGCAAGACATCCTGGATTCAACAACCCGCCGTTGCAGTACGCTCCGCCCGATACAGGATACGGCCTGTACGAGGTTGCCAGCGGATTCACCGAGGATGTGACCCTGTCCCCCATCGTTGCTGCAGCCCAGATGCGAGCCCTGGTGTACAAGAAGCCCCTGGAAATTCCCTGGGCAAAGAACCTGAAGGGCTTCGCTCCCGACAAACCTTATGCTCTCGGCCTGCCGAGGTTCAGTAACGAAACCTGCAACGAAATCAAGAAGGCCATGATCGCAACCGTCACCATCGGTTCTGCCCGCAAGAGAATCTCTCACAGGAACATGGCCCGCAAGACCCTTGAAAGTCTGACCATCGGTGGTAAGACCGGAAACAAGGACGGCAGCAATCCCGCAGGCCGCTACGAATGGTTCGCCGGCTTTGCAGAACCCAAGGACAACCCGAGCAAGGGTATCATCATTGTCATTATGCAAGTCTATGGAGAAATGCGCACCCAGTCATCTGCCGATGTTGCGGCAATCCTGATCAATCACTGGGCACGGGAATACATTAATAAGTAG
- the orn gene encoding oligoribonuclease yields the protein MLRWKSSPNLVWMDLEMSGLNPDKDVILEVATIVTDANLRVITEGPVLAVHQPENVFEQMDEWNTRHHNQSGLVDRCRKSKLTVEDCEKMVLDLIKPYTEKGGNLLCGNSITQDRRFLYKYMPKLSEWLNYRNIDVSSIKELSFRWFPGLPEFQKMENHKALDDIRESIAELDYYRKTIFKQDVYKK from the coding sequence ATGCTTAGATGGAAAAGTTCACCGAACCTGGTATGGATGGACCTGGAAATGTCCGGCCTGAATCCCGACAAGGATGTTATCCTGGAAGTAGCCACCATCGTCACTGACGCCAACCTGAGGGTCATTACCGAGGGGCCGGTTCTTGCCGTTCATCAGCCAGAGAATGTCTTTGAGCAAATGGACGAATGGAACACCCGCCATCACAATCAAAGCGGGCTGGTAGACAGATGTCGCAAGTCAAAGCTTACTGTGGAAGATTGCGAAAAGATGGTTCTGGACCTGATCAAGCCCTACACCGAAAAAGGCGGAAACCTGCTTTGCGGAAATTCCATCACCCAGGACAGACGTTTTCTCTACAAGTACATGCCCAAACTGTCCGAATGGCTGAACTACAGAAACATCGACGTCAGTTCCATCAAGGAGTTAAGCTTTAGGTGGTTCCCAGGTCTTCCTGAATTCCAGAAGATGGAGAATCATAAAGCACTGGACGATATCCGAGAAAGCATTGCAGAACTCGACTATTATCGAAAGACTATTTTCAAGCAAGACGTTTACAAGAAATAA
- the fabF gene encoding beta-ketoacyl-ACP synthase II translates to MEDVVITGMGCVSALGNTPDLLWNNLLAGKSGISMIDRFDTTAYVTKFAASVNEFDSSEYFSARDQSRYSRAIQYAVYSAYKALADAGIDPAAEDPSRAGVIIGSGIGGMKIYNESCVALANRGPSRVSPFFIPMSITNMPAGEVSNRTGWMGPCFAVTSACATSNHSIAAAVDAIRLGRADIMLAGGADETVNEVAVAGFCSMKALSKRNDDPTTASRPFDVDRDGFVIGEGAGVLVLESLSHAQKRGAKILARIAGVGMSADAHHMSAPREDGEGVRMAIEMALREAGIQASEVGYVNTHGTSTPLGDVAECSALEKVFGLRDTLKINSSKCMIGHALGAAGALEAIITIKSLQNQMIHATTNVFNQDERIHFDVCANKNTSHSFRYAMSDGFGFGGHNSVVLLAKD, encoded by the coding sequence ATGGAAGACGTTGTAATCACTGGTATGGGCTGCGTTTCTGCCCTTGGCAACACCCCTGATCTTCTTTGGAACAATTTGCTGGCTGGTAAGTCCGGCATTTCCATGATCGATCGCTTTGACACCACTGCTTACGTTACCAAGTTTGCTGCATCTGTTAACGAATTTGACAGCTCTGAATATTTCAGCGCCCGTGACCAGTCCCGCTACTCCCGCGCCATCCAGTACGCCGTCTACTCTGCATACAAGGCACTGGCCGATGCTGGCATTGATCCTGCTGCAGAAGATCCTAGCCGCGCCGGTGTTATCATCGGTTCTGGTATCGGTGGCATGAAGATTTACAACGAATCCTGCGTTGCTCTTGCAAACCGTGGTCCTAGCCGCGTTTCCCCCTTCTTCATCCCTATGTCCATCACCAACATGCCGGCAGGTGAAGTTTCCAACCGTACTGGCTGGATGGGCCCCTGCTTCGCAGTGACCTCCGCTTGCGCAACCTCCAACCACTCCATCGCCGCCGCCGTTGACGCTATCCGTCTTGGCCGCGCCGACATCATGCTGGCTGGCGGTGCCGACGAAACTGTGAATGAAGTCGCTGTTGCAGGCTTCTGCTCCATGAAGGCTCTCTCCAAGCGTAACGACGATCCTACCACCGCTTCCCGCCCCTTCGATGTTGACCGCGATGGTTTCGTCATTGGTGAAGGTGCTGGCGTCCTCGTTCTCGAAAGCCTTTCTCACGCTCAGAAGCGCGGTGCAAAGATTCTCGCTCGCATTGCCGGTGTTGGCATGAGCGCCGATGCTCACCACATGTCCGCTCCTCGCGAAGATGGCGAAGGCGTTCGCATGGCTATTGAAATGGCTCTCCGCGAAGCTGGCATCCAGGCTTCCGAAGTGGGCTACGTCAATACCCACGGTACCTCCACTCCGCTGGGCGACGTTGCTGAATGCTCCGCTCTCGAAAAGGTGTTTGGCCTCCGCGACACACTCAAGATCAACTCCTCCAAGTGCATGATCGGTCACGCTCTCGGTGCTGCAGGTGCTCTCGAAGCCATCATCACCATCAAGAGCCTCCAAAACCAGATGATCCACGCTACTACCAACGTGTTCAACCAGGACGAACGCATCCACTTCGACGTTTGCGCCAACAAGAACACCAGCCACTCCTTCCGCTATGCCATGTCCGATGGCTTCGGCTTCGGTGGCCACAACAGCGTTGTTCTTCTCGCTAAGGACTAA
- a CDS encoding YfiM family protein: protein MSVLILSLLMLCAVSVQAAPGDPLTWRDSTWDYRSEDSTDIKSEISVPRLATVVGLTATAYGAAYIFVFAKGWWGDQGSDFHFENDFDYALNLDKFGHFASGVAMGELFYEGYRWAGVSEFNSYLYAGLSAMSTHIAIDIKDGFAPKWGFSIFDVLSGSLGGFLPMAERYVPLFKYVDLKWSYWINSKAYYRWEHAASNGVFTDDYVNQTYWASFKPYRLLPAAARKYYPSWLAIAAGLSIDDGVFIKHYEGTPHREVYIALDYDLEAFRPQSRMARQAIKWLNYFKLPAPTVQVYPEVHWYLLYPIKF, encoded by the coding sequence TTGTCGGTACTAATCCTTTCCTTGCTGATGCTCTGTGCGGTTTCCGTCCAGGCTGCTCCTGGTGATCCGCTGACTTGGCGTGATTCTACCTGGGATTATCGCAGTGAGGATTCTACAGACATCAAGAGTGAAATCTCCGTGCCCAGGCTCGCCACCGTTGTGGGCCTTACAGCCACGGCTTATGGTGCCGCCTACATCTTTGTGTTTGCGAAGGGTTGGTGGGGCGACCAGGGAAGTGATTTCCACTTCGAGAATGACTTTGATTACGCCTTGAATCTGGACAAGTTCGGACACTTTGCTTCCGGCGTGGCCATGGGTGAACTGTTCTACGAAGGGTACCGCTGGGCCGGTGTATCCGAGTTCAACTCCTACTTGTACGCCGGTTTGTCCGCCATGTCGACTCATATTGCTATCGACATCAAGGACGGTTTTGCTCCCAAGTGGGGTTTCAGCATATTTGACGTTCTGTCGGGCTCCCTGGGCGGTTTCCTGCCTATGGCGGAGCGCTATGTCCCTCTGTTCAAGTATGTGGATTTGAAGTGGAGCTACTGGATCAATTCCAAGGCCTACTATCGTTGGGAACACGCCGCCTCCAATGGAGTCTTTACAGACGACTACGTGAACCAGACCTACTGGGCTAGCTTTAAACCGTATCGCTTGCTGCCGGCTGCAGCCCGCAAGTATTATCCTAGCTGGCTTGCTATTGCCGCGGGCCTAAGTATCGACGATGGCGTATTCATCAAGCATTACGAGGGGACGCCTCATCGCGAAGTCTATATAGCTCTGGATTACGACCTGGAGGCCTTCCGCCCTCAGAGCCGCATGGCAAGACAGGCTATCAAGTGGCTGAATTACTTCAAGCTTCCGGCACCCACCGTTCAGGTGTATCCAGAAGTCCACTGGTATCTGCTTTATCCCATCAAGTTTTAG
- a CDS encoding fibrobacter succinogenes major paralogous domain-containing protein codes for MKKSFFTLVVMLSTFAVALPVTGSFKDGRDGKVYRTVIVGSKTWMAENLNFKSKGSECYEGSEENCKKYGRLYTFEAATRACPAGWHLPENDEWTMFKTFIEDSDGKEAAWVSLKSRDKWDGSDRYGFDVVPAGKATDSFMDLGVSAHFWSATEEDGDAYGWHLAPPGDFSRDFDISSNMYSVRCLKN; via the coding sequence ATGAAAAAGAGCTTTTTTACACTGGTGGTAATGTTGTCGACGTTTGCCGTGGCCCTGCCGGTTACGGGATCATTTAAAGACGGTCGCGATGGAAAAGTTTACCGAACCGTGATAGTCGGTTCAAAAACTTGGATGGCCGAAAACTTGAACTTCAAGTCCAAGGGTAGCGAGTGCTACGAGGGTTCCGAAGAAAATTGCAAGAAATACGGCCGACTTTATACGTTCGAAGCGGCAACCAGGGCTTGTCCTGCGGGCTGGCACCTGCCTGAAAACGACGAGTGGACCATGTTCAAGACCTTTATCGAAGATAGCGACGGCAAGGAAGCCGCCTGGGTGAGCCTCAAGTCACGAGACAAGTGGGATGGCTCCGATAGGTACGGCTTTGATGTTGTTCCTGCAGGGAAGGCTACGGATTCCTTCATGGATTTGGGAGTCTCGGCACATTTCTGGAGCGCAACCGAAGAGGATGGCGACGCCTATGGATGGCACCTTGCTCCTCCCGGTGACTTTAGCCGCGACTTCGATATCAGCTCCAACATGTATTCCGTGCGTTGCCTGAAGAATTAG
- a CDS encoding UvrD-helicase domain-containing protein, translating to MLDSLDAEQRLAVETTEGFVRVIAGAGSGKTRTLTHRYLYLAKELGISPGNILCVTFTNKAAGEMKSRIRTMLKGDDSGYISTFHGFCVQFLREDIHVLNYPKEFMILDEDDQKSLLKKAYAELGLHLNDLKISSVMDFIGGRKAMETDYVSMFAEKDGEALLELIDSAPDKWHKVYYRYLYEQRKNFALDFDDLILVTLYILKRFPEKLEKWAKRMMYIMVDEFQDIDGQQYQLAELLSSYHKNLFVVGDPDQTIYTWRGADVNRILDFDRHHEGCKTILLQNNYRSTPSILKVPDSVIKNNEFRIQKVLKPVRAGGKTPVFYHAKNTRKEAEWIVERVQQAVENGVDYKDIAVLYRMHSQSRSVEEALMSAEIPYKVYSGIGFYQRQEVKDVLCYLRMLVYADDLSFMRVVNTPKRMFGPKKQAVLQSYAASRGLSLYDALLEIYVAAEAENAAVENTEDKPELDCAAFMARTKVGEFVKLIEKFRSSYKDMAVSDVLTKMLRESGYEEMLRLDGDDDRLSNLAELKQGVMEFEKNFEEDATLDEYLQNIVLFTNADTDGSADANSESGDAAENARKNKIQLMTIHNAKGLEFPYVFVCGLNEGCFPVKRVKNKIQLEEERRLAYVAFTRAENVLCMSDAEDSAGGDVQCRYPSRFLLEMNMDELDIARGFSDEWYQEARKHIAQVDSERELNESLDNLDLDGSGVDGVSGKKAPMAQFAEGDRVFHKIMGEGTVVGVDTENFYYEIKFDKITTHRAIQFDYPLQRIDSSDEE from the coding sequence ATGCTTGATTCCTTAGATGCGGAACAGCGCCTTGCCGTAGAGACTACGGAGGGTTTTGTTCGCGTGATTGCGGGGGCTGGTTCAGGCAAGACCCGTACGCTAACCCATCGTTACCTGTATCTGGCCAAGGAACTGGGAATTTCCCCCGGCAACATTCTTTGCGTAACCTTTACCAACAAGGCTGCCGGCGAAATGAAGTCCCGTATCCGTACTATGTTGAAGGGTGACGATTCCGGCTACATTTCCACGTTCCATGGCTTTTGTGTTCAGTTTTTGCGTGAAGATATCCATGTGCTGAACTATCCCAAGGAATTCATGATCCTGGATGAGGACGACCAGAAATCCCTGCTGAAGAAGGCTTATGCCGAACTGGGCTTGCACCTGAACGACCTGAAGATCAGTAGCGTCATGGATTTTATCGGTGGTCGCAAGGCCATGGAAACAGATTATGTCTCCATGTTCGCTGAAAAGGATGGCGAGGCCCTGCTGGAATTGATTGATTCTGCGCCAGACAAGTGGCACAAGGTTTATTACCGTTACCTTTATGAGCAGCGCAAGAACTTTGCCCTAGATTTTGACGATCTTATCCTGGTGACGTTGTATATCCTGAAGCGATTCCCGGAGAAATTGGAAAAATGGGCCAAGCGCATGATGTATATCATGGTGGATGAATTCCAGGACATTGACGGTCAGCAATACCAGTTGGCAGAACTGCTTAGCAGTTACCACAAGAACCTGTTTGTGGTTGGTGACCCGGACCAGACCATTTACACCTGGCGCGGCGCCGATGTAAACCGTATTCTTGACTTTGACCGCCATCATGAAGGCTGCAAGACTATTCTTCTGCAGAACAATTACCGCTCTACGCCTAGCATTTTAAAGGTCCCGGATTCTGTCATCAAGAATAACGAATTCCGTATCCAGAAGGTTTTGAAGCCCGTGCGTGCCGGTGGCAAGACTCCTGTTTTCTACCACGCCAAGAATACCCGTAAGGAAGCGGAGTGGATTGTTGAACGTGTCCAGCAGGCGGTGGAAAACGGGGTGGACTACAAGGATATCGCGGTTCTGTACCGCATGCATTCCCAGTCCCGTTCTGTTGAAGAAGCCTTGATGAGTGCTGAAATTCCTTACAAGGTCTATAGCGGTATCGGTTTCTACCAGCGCCAGGAAGTGAAGGATGTGCTTTGCTATCTGCGTATGCTTGTGTATGCCGATGACCTAAGCTTTATGCGTGTGGTGAATACGCCCAAGCGCATGTTCGGTCCCAAGAAGCAGGCAGTCTTGCAGAGTTATGCGGCTAGCCGTGGGCTCTCTCTTTACGACGCCCTGCTTGAAATCTATGTGGCTGCCGAGGCGGAAAATGCCGCCGTGGAGAATACGGAAGATAAGCCGGAGCTGGACTGTGCCGCCTTCATGGCCCGTACCAAGGTAGGGGAGTTTGTAAAGCTTATCGAGAAGTTCCGTTCTTCCTATAAGGACATGGCTGTTAGCGATGTACTGACCAAGATGCTTCGCGAATCGGGCTACGAGGAAATGCTCCGCCTGGATGGAGACGATGACCGACTTAGCAATCTTGCTGAATTGAAGCAGGGTGTCATGGAGTTCGAAAAGAATTTCGAGGAAGACGCTACCCTGGATGAGTATCTGCAAAACATCGTGCTGTTTACCAATGCGGATACGGATGGTTCCGCTGACGCTAATTCCGAAAGTGGTGACGCCGCCGAAAATGCCCGCAAGAATAAAATCCAGCTTATGACCATCCACAACGCCAAGGGGCTGGAGTTCCCCTATGTGTTTGTTTGCGGGCTGAATGAAGGTTGTTTCCCGGTGAAGCGGGTAAAGAACAAAATCCAGCTAGAAGAGGAGCGTAGGCTTGCTTATGTGGCCTTTACCCGCGCCGAGAATGTCCTTTGCATGAGTGATGCCGAAGACAGCGCCGGTGGCGATGTGCAGTGCCGTTATCCGTCTCGGTTCTTGTTGGAAATGAACATGGACGAACTGGATATTGCCCGCGGCTTCAGCGACGAATGGTACCAGGAGGCCCGCAAGCACATTGCCCAGGTAGATAGCGAGCGCGAATTGAACGAAAGTCTAGATAATCTTGATTTAGACGGATCCGGTGTGGATGGGGTTTCTGGCAAAAAGGCTCCTATGGCCCAGTTTGCCGAGGGTGATCGCGTGTTCCACAAGATCATGGGTGAGGGAACCGTGGTTGGCGTTGATACGGAGAACTTCTATTACGAAATCAAATTTGACAAGATTACCACCCACAGGGCAATCCAATTCGACTATCCGCTACAACGGATAGATTCTTCAGACGAAGAATAA
- a CDS encoding phosphatidylglycerophosphatase A — protein sequence MNKEELKEKYGKKRVPHQWRGTDFVSAQICTFFGSGMSPKAPGTMGSLAAAIVAYPMALLFAKIGCPDLTFAGYSAGLNIAFLAAALIVFFAAIPFVKKAMNDTQTEDPGWIVIDEVCGIFMSVAFVSTASILAHPWILGIAFALFRFFDILKPLGIHKFEAFPGAWGVMADDLLGGVYAGILMFALVAATGL from the coding sequence ATGAACAAGGAAGAACTTAAGGAAAAATACGGCAAGAAGCGCGTACCTCACCAGTGGCGCGGTACGGACTTTGTTTCCGCACAGATTTGTACTTTCTTCGGTTCTGGAATGAGCCCCAAGGCTCCCGGCACCATGGGAAGTTTGGCAGCCGCTATCGTAGCCTACCCCATGGCTCTACTGTTTGCAAAGATCGGATGCCCGGACTTGACCTTCGCGGGATACAGCGCAGGCTTGAACATTGCCTTTCTTGCCGCCGCCCTCATTGTCTTTTTTGCCGCCATCCCTTTCGTAAAGAAAGCCATGAATGACACCCAGACAGAAGATCCGGGCTGGATCGTCATTGACGAAGTGTGCGGTATTTTCATGTCCGTCGCTTTCGTTTCCACGGCAAGCATCCTGGCACACCCCTGGATTTTGGGAATCGCATTCGCCCTGTTCCGCTTCTTTGACATTCTGAAGCCGCTGGGCATCCACAAGTTCGAAGCTTTTCCCGGAGCATGGGGCGTTATGGCAGACGACTTGCTGGGCGGTGTTTACGCCGGCATCTTGATGTTTGCACTGGTTGCAGCTACGGGACTTTAA
- the hflX gene encoding GTPase HflX, with protein MRRQDNQRNRGNDPEFNRGLDSEHADEFSNDFHPREKKSRGERGLKENKVQKERCILVGIATPKVRPWLATEQLAELGRLAETAGAEVVQSFLQRVQQFNAATLIGEGKVNEVKRALEENDAKMVVFDDDLSGSQVRNLEARLPGIKVLDRTGLILDIFAKHAVTAESRLMVEVAQLQYMMPRLTGAWTHLCRQHNGGIGTKGPGETQLETDRRMIRKRIQELKKKLEKIEDAREQQAENRNDIFHLGIVGYTNAGKSTLTNRLTGADVYVEDKLFATLDSTTRKLFLEGENIILSDTVGFIRKLPHNLIETFKSTLGVAAHADCILEVVDGSAPDYREHLEVTHKTLQGIISPETPRLRVFNKVETCDEARRNELRENYPEAIQVSAKENIGMELLRTAFKEQLAAWHKKREAAAAQIKEEVESPWPAHPAESISDKSFNSNRDENYREPGIYID; from the coding sequence ATGCGCAGACAAGATAACCAGAGAAACCGAGGAAACGACCCGGAATTCAACCGAGGGCTCGACAGCGAGCATGCCGACGAATTTTCCAATGATTTCCACCCCCGCGAAAAGAAATCCCGCGGGGAACGTGGGCTTAAGGAAAATAAGGTCCAGAAGGAACGTTGCATTCTAGTCGGAATCGCCACTCCCAAGGTTCGTCCCTGGCTTGCCACCGAACAATTGGCGGAACTTGGCCGCCTGGCAGAAACCGCCGGCGCCGAAGTGGTGCAAAGTTTCTTGCAGCGCGTTCAGCAGTTCAACGCCGCCACCCTCATTGGCGAAGGCAAGGTAAACGAAGTCAAGCGTGCCCTGGAAGAAAACGACGCCAAGATGGTGGTCTTCGACGACGATTTGAGCGGATCCCAGGTGCGCAACCTGGAAGCCCGCCTCCCCGGAATCAAGGTGCTGGACCGCACTGGTTTGATTCTTGACATTTTTGCAAAGCACGCGGTCACGGCCGAAAGCCGCCTCATGGTGGAAGTGGCCCAGCTGCAGTACATGATGCCCCGCCTGACAGGTGCGTGGACTCACCTATGCCGCCAGCATAACGGCGGTATCGGAACGAAGGGTCCTGGCGAAACCCAGCTGGAAACGGACCGCCGAATGATCCGCAAGCGAATCCAGGAACTGAAGAAAAAGCTGGAAAAAATTGAGGACGCCCGGGAGCAGCAGGCCGAGAACCGCAACGACATTTTCCATCTGGGAATCGTGGGCTATACCAATGCGGGCAAGTCCACCCTCACCAATCGCCTGACCGGCGCCGACGTCTATGTGGAAGACAAGCTTTTCGCTACACTGGACAGCACGACCCGTAAACTGTTCCTGGAAGGCGAGAACATTATTTTGTCTGACACCGTGGGATTTATCCGCAAGCTCCCCCACAACCTGATTGAAACCTTCAAGAGCACCCTGGGAGTTGCCGCCCACGCCGACTGTATCCTTGAAGTGGTTGACGGAAGCGCCCCCGACTACCGCGAACATCTGGAAGTGACCCACAAGACGCTGCAGGGCATTATCAGCCCCGAGACGCCCCGCCTCCGCGTATTCAACAAGGTAGAAACCTGCGACGAAGCCCGCCGTAACGAACTGCGTGAAAATTACCCTGAGGCAATTCAGGTCAGCGCCAAGGAAAACATCGGCATGGAACTGCTGCGCACCGCCTTCAAGGAACAGCTGGCCGCCTGGCACAAGAAGCGCGAGGCCGCTGCCGCCCAGATCAAGGAAGAAGTGGAATCGCCGTGGCCCGCCCACCCCGCCGAAAGCATTTCCGACAAAAGCTTCAACAGCAACCGCGACGAAAACTACCGCGAGCCAGGAATTTATATTGATTGA